One window of Camelina sativa cultivar DH55 chromosome 4, Cs, whole genome shotgun sequence genomic DNA carries:
- the LOC104779414 gene encoding E3 ubiquitin-protein ligase RHA2B-like → MGLQGQLSDVSSDSIPLMLVALLATFFRHVRSLLLLPSAPVVTSGLSNISALADQLNLNRLFSYRYADNASSDCIVCLSTLKTGEEVRKLYCRHVFHKQCLEGWLQHLNFNCPLCRSPLLLPRPCRGSDDAAISPFHLGSTTTTPSSSHM, encoded by the coding sequence ATGGGACTACAAGGTCAGCTCTCCGACGTATCCTCCGATTCGATCCCTCTGATGCTGGTCGCTCTCCTCGCCACTTTCTTCAGGCACGTCCgctctcttctcctcctccctTCCGCCCCCGTTGTTACCTCTGGACTCTCAAACATCAGCGCCCTCGCTGACCAGCTCAACCTTAACCGCCTCTTCTCCTACCGCTACGCCGATAACGCATCCTCCGACTGTATCGTGTGCCTGTCCACACTCAAGACCGGAGAAGAAGTGAGGAAGCTCTATTGCAGACACGTCTTCCATAAGCAGTGTTTGGAAGGCTGGCTCCAACATCTCAACTTCAATTGCCCGCTCTGCAGATCTCCGCTGCTGCTACCTCGTCCATGTCGTGGAAGTGATGATGCGGCGATCTCACCCTTCCATCTTGGCTCAACCACCACTACTCCATCATCATCTCATATGTGA
- the LOC109132409 gene encoding uncharacterized protein LOC109132409, with protein MTKQHRSEQSTDDPTTDSKRFKWPPNLARGHLEICVEEKRKGNWQSKCLTEIGRMNLRAEFFKRFGLDWKYDKFRNRLDTVKRQHESYKRVIPDSSELRFCEQTGAIEMPFSWWENLIKEKPEAKTLRNYPIRDIPLIEQLFSEETISVGDDGWQHHDGASHLPFEANSVEDIELNNSPEAQNSEQPHNNGKRRRQIFMTFPDEIKKIEYLERMTGKKNSFQVDVLKAIAVDKLF; from the exons ATGACAAAGCAACATAGATCGGAACAATCTACAGATGATCCAACTACTGATAGCAAAAGATTTAAGTGGCCGCCTAATTTGGCTCGTGGGCACTTGGAAATCTGTGtagaagagaaaaggaaaggGAATTGGCAAAGTAAATGCTTAACAGAAATTGGTAGGATGAACCTTAGGGCtgagttttttaaaaggtttggGTTAGACTGGAAATATGACAAGTTCAGGAATCGTCTAGACACCGTTAAAAGACAACATGAATCATACAAGCGGGTTATACCTGATTCATCTGAACTGAGATTCTGTGAACAAACTGGAGCAATCGAAATGCCTTTTTCTTGGTGGGAAAATTTAATCAAG GAAAAACCTGAAGCGAAAACTCTTCGTAACTATCCCATAAGAGATATTCCACTTATTGAACAACTTTTTTCTGAGGAGACAATTTCAGTTGGTGATGATGGTTGGCAACACCATGATGGAGCAAGTCATTTGCCTTTTGAAGCAAATTCTGTTGAAGATATTGAGCTTAACAACTCTCCCGAAGCTCAAAATTCTGAACAACCTCATAACAATGGTAAGAGG AGACGACAAATCTTCATGACATTTCCGGACGAGATAAAGAAGATAGAATACCTAGAGAGAATGACGGGCAAAAAAAACTCGTTTCAAG TTGATGTCCTCAAGGCAATAGCTGTGGACAAACTCTTTTGA
- the LOC104779415 gene encoding amino-acid permease BAT1, with product MGGDSGDYQPAMDSGQVRLKELGYKQELKRDLSVFSNFAISFSIISVLTGITTTYNTGLMFGGTVTLVYGWFVAGSFTMCVGLSMAEICSSYPTSGGLYYWSAMLAGPRWAPLASWMTGWFNIVGQWAVTASVDFSLAQLIQVIVLLSTGGRNGGGYEGSDYVVIGIHGGILFIHALLNSLPISVLSFIGQLAALWNLLGVLVLMILIPLVSTERATTKFVFTNFNTDNDLGITSYAYIFVLGLLMSQYTITGYDASAHMTEETVDADKNGPRGIISAIGISIIFGWGYILGISYAVTDIPSLLSETNNSGGYAIAEIFYLAFKNRFGSGTGGIVCLGIVAVAVFFCGMSSVTSNSRMAYAFSRDGAMPLSPLWHKVNSREVPINAVWLSALISFCMALTSLGSIVAFQAMVSIATIGLYIAYAIPIILRVTLARNTFVPGPFSLGRYGMLVGWVAVVWVATISVLFSLPVAYPITAETLNYTPVAVAGLVAITLSYWLLSARHWFTGPVSNILS from the exons ATGGGCGGAGACTCCGGCGATTATCAGCCCGCCATGGATTCCGGTCAAGTCCGCCTCAAGGAGCTCGGATACAAGCAAGAGCTTAAGCGTGATCTCTC GGTCTTCTCCAATTTCgccatctccttctccatcataTCGGTGCTCACGGGGATCACCACCACCTACAACACGGGGTTGATGTTCGGCGGCACCGTCACTCTTGTCTACGGATGGTTCGTGGCCGGCTCCTTCACAATGTGTGTTGGCTTATCGATGGCCGAGATCTGCTCCTCTTACCCAACCTCCGGGGGTCTCTACTACTGGAGTGCTATGCTCGCCGGCCCTCGATGGGCTCCACTTGCCTCTTGGATGACCGGCTG GTTCAACATCGTTGGTCAG TGGGCTGTTACGGCGAGCGTTGACTTCTCTCTGGCACAGCTGATTCAGGTGATCGTGCTTCTCTCCACCGGCGGTAGAAACGGCGGTGGATATGAAGGTTCCGACTACGTTGTGATTGGCATCCATGGTGGAATCCTCTTCATCCATGCTCTTCTCAACAGCCTCCCCATCTCCGTCTTGTCTTTCATTGGACAGCTTGCTGCTCTCTGGAATCTCCTTG GGGTTTTGGTGCTCATGATTCTGATTCCTTTGGTTTCTACGGAAAGAGCCACCACTAAGTTTGTCTTCACCAATTTCAACACTGATAATGACCTCGGCATCACCAGCTACGCTTACATATTCGTTCTGGGGCTCCTCATGAGCCAGTACACCATTACAGGGTATGATGCCTCTGCCCACATG ACAGAGGAGACGGTCGACGCAGACAAGAACGGGCCGAGAGGAATAATCAGTGCAATTGGGATATCGATTATCTTTGGATGGGGTTATATTTTGGGCATAAGCTATGCCGTCACAGACATACCTTCCCTTCTGAGTGAGACCAACAACTCTGGTGGGTACGCCATTGCTGAGATCTTCTACTTAGCTTTCAAGAATAGGTTTGGGAGCGGTACTGGTGGAATCGTGTGCTTAGGCATTGTTGCCGTTGCTGTGTTTTTCTGCGGCATGAGCTCTGTCACCAGCAATTCCAg GATGGCTTATGCGTTTTCGAGAGACGGAGCGATGCCATTGTCGCCGTTATGGCACAAAGTGAACAGCAGAGAGGTCCCCATTAATGCAGTTTGGCTCTCTGCCCTCATATCATTCTGTATGGCCCTCACC TCCCTAGGGAGCATAGTGGCGTTCCAAGCAATGGTGTCGATAGCAACGATTGGACTGTACATAGCATACGCAATCCCGATCATTTTGAGAGTGACGCTTGCACGCAACACCTTTGTGCCTGGACCATTCAGCCTGGGGAGGTACGGAATGCTAGTCGGGTGGGTGGCAGTCGTTTGGGTTGCAACCATCTCCGTCCTCTTCTCATTGCCTGTAGCATATCCAATAACCGCGGAGACACTCAATTACACTCCAGTAGCGGTCGCTGGTTTGGTGGCCATAACCCTCTCATATTGGCTTCTCAGCGCCCGGCACTGGTTTACGGGTCCTGTCTCCAATATTCTTAGCTGA
- the LOC104779416 gene encoding lipid phosphate phosphatase 1-like isoform X1 has translation MMTDLKYPFKDNTVPVYAVLLPILVFVCFYLKRTCVYDLHHSILGLLFSVLITGVITDSIKVATGRPRPNFYWRCFPDGKELYDALGGVICHGKSGEVKEGHKSFPSGHTSWSFAGLTFLSLYLSGKIKAFNGEGHVAKLCLVIFPLLAACLVGISRVDDYWHHWQDVFAGALIGSLVAAFCYRQFYPNPYHEEGWGPYAYFKAAQERGVPMTSQNGDALRTMSLQMDSTSLENMESGTSTAPR, from the exons ATGATGACTGACCTCAAGTACCCTTTCAAGGACAACACCGTCCCCGTCTACGCTGTTCTCCTTCCCATCCTAGTCTTCGTCTGCTTCTACCTGAAGAGAACATGTGTGTACGATCTGCACCACAGCATCCTCGGGCTTCTCTTCTCCGTTCTGATTACTGGTGTCATCACCGACTCCATCAAGGTCGCCACCGGACGCCCTCGTCCTAACTTCTACTGGCGCTGCTTCCCCGACGGCAAAGAGCTGTATGATGCCTTGGGTGGTGTGATCTGCCACGGCAAATCAGGTGAG GTCAAGGAAGGCCACAAGAGCTTCCCGAGCGGACACACCTCCTGGTCCTTTGCGGGGCTCACCTTCCTCTCCCTCTACCTCTCTGGCAAAATCAAGGCCTTCAACGGAGAAGGACACGTGGCTAAGCTCTGCCTCGTGATCTTCCCTCTGCTCGCCGCTTGCCTTGTTGGGATATCTCGTGTGGATGACTACTGGCACCACTGGCAAGACGTCTTCGCCGGAGCTCTCATCGGATCCCTTGTAGCCGCCTTCTGCTACCGTCAGTTCTACCCTAACCCTTACCATGAAGAAGGATGGGGTCCCTACGCATATTTCAAGGCAGCTCAAGAACGAGGAGTCCCTATGACCTCCCAAAACGGAGATGCCTTGAGGACAATGTCTCTGCAGATGGATTCAACTTCTCTAGAAAACATGGAATCTGGCACTTCCACTGCTcccagatga
- the LOC104779416 gene encoding lipid phosphate phosphatase 1-like isoform X2: MMTDLKYPFKDNTVPVYAVLLPILVFVCFYLKRTCVYDLHHSILGLLFSVLITGVITDSIKVATGRPRPNFYWRCFPDGKELYDALGGVICHGKSGEVKEGHKSFPSGHTSWSFAGLTFLSLYLSGKIKAFNGEGHVAKLCLVIFPLLAACLVGISRVDDYWHHWQDVFAGALIGSLVAAFCYRQFYPNPYHEEGWGPYAYFKAAQERGVPMTSQNGDALRTMSLQMDSTSLENMESGTSTAPR; the protein is encoded by the exons ATGATGACTGACCTCAAGTACCCTTTCAAGGACAACACCGTCCCCGTCTACGCTGTTCTCCTTCCCATCCTAGTCTTCGTCTGCTTCTACCTGAAGAGAACATGTGTGTACGATCTGCACCACAGCATCCTCGGGCTTCTCTTCTCCGTTCTGATTACTGGTGTCATCACCGACTCCATCAAGGTCGCCACCGGACGCCCTCGTCCTAACTTCTACTGGCGCTGCTTCCCCGACGGCAAAGAGCTGTATGATGCCTTGGGTGGTGTGATCTGCCACGGCAAATCAGGTGAGGTCAAGGAAGGCCACAAGAGCTTCCCGAGCGGACACACCTCCTGGTCCTTTGCGGGGCTCACCTTCCTCTCCCTCTACCTCTCTGGCAAAATCAAGGCCTTCAACGGAGAAGGACACGTGGCTAAGCTCTGCCTCGTGATCTTCCCTCTGCTCGCCGCTTGCCTTGTTGGGATATCTCGTGTGGATGACTACTGGCACCACTGGCAAGACGTCTTCGCCGGAGCTCTCATCGGATCCCTTGTAGCCGCCTTCTGCTACCGTCAG TTCTACCCTAACCCTTACCATGAAGAAGGATGGGGTCCCTACGCATATTTCAAGGCAGCTCAAGAACGAGGAGTCCCTATGACCTCCCAAAACGGAGATGCCTTGAGGACAATGTCTCTGCAGATGGATTCAACTTCTCTAGAAAACATGGAATCTGGCACTTCCACTGCTcccagatga